One genomic segment of Bacteroides caccae includes these proteins:
- a CDS encoding SusC/RagA family TonB-linked outer membrane protein: protein MRIYLHLLAAFFLFFAGSIYANTQQEKRVTGTVTSEGEPLPGVSVQLKGASSGTITDIDGNYSIEAPVNGTLVFRFVGMKTVEQPVNNRNVINVTLDSESKELEEVMVVAYATAKKYSFTGAASTMKAGEIEKLQTSSVSRVLEGTVSGVQASAASGQPGTDAEIRIRGIGSINASSAPLYVVDGVPFDGSVNSINPDDISSMTVLKDAASAALYGSRGANGVIIITTKQGQQDSKATVKVKASLGGSNRAVRDYDRVSTNQYFELYWEALRNQYAKSSDYTPVTAATQASRDLVTKLMGGGPNPYGPQYAQPVGTDGKLVAGARPLWDSDWSDAMEQQALRTELNLSVSGGGKANQYFFSAGYLNDKGIALESSYQRFNLRSNITSEITSWLKGGVNLSFAHSMQNYPVSSDSKTSNVITAGRTMPGFYPIYEMNTDGSYKLDDSGNRIYDFGSYRPSGSMANWNLPATLPLDKSERMKDEVSGRTFLEATIIEGLKFKTSFNFDLINYNTLDYTNPKLGPAKENGGGVSRLNTRTFSWTWNNIVTYDRTIGEHHLNVLAGMESYSYRYDELTASRSKMAQPDMPELVVGSQLTGGSGYRIDYALVGYLTQLLYDYRNKYFFSASYRRDGSSRFAPETRWGNFWSLGASWRVDRESFMASTSDWLSALTLKMSYGAQGNDNLGTYYASKGLYSIVSNLGENALVSDRMATPNLKWETNLNFNVGIDFSLFNNRFSGSFDFFTRRSKDLLYSRPIAPSLGYGSIDENVGALKNTGIEMVLNGTIINQNGWVWKLGMNLTHYKNKVTDLPLKDMPRSGVNKLQVGRSVYDFYMIEWAGVDPENGDPLWYMDEKDANKNPTGRRVTTNDYSSADYYYVNKSSLPKVYGGFNTSLSWKGFDLSAIFAYSIGGYIYNRDITMILHNGSLEGRDWSTEILRRWTPDNRYTDVPALSTTSNNWNSASTRFLQNNSYMRLKNLTLSYNLPKQWISKLSLSSVQVYVQGDNLFTIHRNQGLDPEQGITGITYYRYPAMRTISGGINISF from the coding sequence ATGAGAATCTATTTACATTTATTAGCAGCGTTTTTTCTGTTTTTTGCAGGAAGTATATATGCAAATACACAACAGGAAAAACGCGTGACGGGGACAGTAACTTCCGAAGGGGAACCACTGCCCGGTGTTTCCGTACAACTGAAAGGGGCTTCTTCCGGTACGATTACCGATATTGATGGAAATTACTCTATTGAAGCTCCCGTCAACGGTACGTTAGTTTTCCGCTTTGTAGGAATGAAAACAGTGGAACAACCGGTCAATAACCGGAATGTGATTAACGTGACGCTGGACTCCGAAAGTAAGGAACTGGAAGAAGTAATGGTAGTAGCCTATGCTACCGCCAAGAAATATAGCTTTACCGGGGCTGCTTCGACAATGAAGGCAGGCGAGATTGAGAAGTTGCAGACTTCCAGCGTATCACGTGTATTGGAAGGCACTGTATCCGGTGTACAGGCAAGTGCGGCAAGCGGTCAGCCGGGAACGGATGCGGAAATCCGTATTCGTGGTATCGGCTCTATTAATGCTTCCAGTGCCCCGCTGTATGTGGTGGACGGTGTTCCGTTCGATGGTAGTGTCAATTCTATCAATCCCGATGATATATCTTCAATGACTGTCCTGAAAGATGCCGCATCGGCTGCCTTGTATGGTTCGCGTGGTGCGAATGGTGTGATTATCATTACTACCAAGCAGGGACAGCAGGACTCGAAGGCGACGGTAAAAGTGAAAGCGTCTTTAGGAGGTTCCAATCGTGCTGTCCGTGATTACGACCGTGTCAGTACGAATCAGTACTTTGAACTGTATTGGGAAGCGCTGCGCAATCAATATGCCAAAAGCTCGGATTATACTCCTGTAACTGCCGCCACTCAGGCTTCCAGGGATTTGGTGACGAAATTAATGGGTGGAGGTCCCAATCCTTACGGTCCGCAGTATGCGCAGCCTGTCGGTACGGACGGAAAATTGGTAGCGGGCGCCCGTCCGTTATGGGATTCTGACTGGAGTGACGCTATGGAACAGCAGGCACTCCGTACGGAATTGAATTTGAGTGTTTCCGGTGGCGGTAAAGCCAATCAGTATTTCTTTTCCGCCGGATACCTGAATGACAAAGGTATAGCACTCGAATCCAGTTACCAGCGTTTTAATCTTCGTTCGAATATAACCAGTGAAATAACTTCTTGGTTGAAGGGTGGCGTCAATTTGAGTTTCGCCCATTCCATGCAGAATTATCCGGTATCGTCAGATTCTAAAACCAGCAATGTAATTACAGCAGGACGTACAATGCCCGGTTTTTATCCGATTTATGAGATGAATACCGACGGAAGCTATAAACTGGACGATAGCGGAAACCGGATTTACGATTTCGGCTCTTACCGTCCTTCAGGCTCTATGGCGAACTGGAACTTGCCCGCCACTTTACCTTTGGACAAATCGGAACGGATGAAAGATGAAGTTTCCGGTCGTACTTTTCTGGAAGCTACGATTATTGAAGGATTGAAATTCAAGACAAGTTTTAATTTCGATTTGATAAACTACAATACGTTGGATTATACAAACCCGAAATTGGGTCCTGCCAAGGAAAACGGAGGTGGTGTCAGTCGGTTGAATACCCGTACTTTCTCCTGGACGTGGAATAATATTGTCACGTATGACAGGACTATCGGTGAACATCATTTGAATGTCCTTGCCGGTATGGAGTCTTACTCTTATCGGTATGATGAACTGACGGCTTCACGTTCTAAAATGGCGCAACCTGATATGCCGGAACTGGTAGTGGGTTCGCAATTGACAGGAGGTTCGGGCTATCGTATTGATTATGCTTTGGTTGGTTATCTTACCCAGTTACTCTATGACTACCGGAATAAGTATTTCTTCTCTGCTTCTTATCGACGTGATGGTTCTTCCCGTTTTGCACCGGAGACTCGTTGGGGAAACTTCTGGTCATTGGGTGCTTCATGGCGTGTCGATCGGGAAAGTTTTATGGCTTCCACTTCAGACTGGCTTTCTGCCCTGACGTTGAAGATGAGTTATGGTGCGCAAGGAAATGACAACCTGGGTACATACTATGCAAGCAAAGGGCTTTATTCAATTGTTTCCAACTTGGGAGAAAATGCGTTGGTGTCCGACCGCATGGCAACCCCAAATCTGAAATGGGAAACGAACCTGAACTTTAATGTCGGCATTGATTTTTCTCTGTTTAACAACCGTTTCTCCGGTTCGTTCGACTTCTTTACCCGTCGTTCGAAAGATTTGCTTTATTCGCGTCCGATAGCTCCTTCTTTGGGATATGGCTCTATTGACGAAAACGTGGGAGCGTTAAAAAATACGGGTATTGAAATGGTTCTTAACGGAACGATTATTAATCAGAACGGTTGGGTATGGAAACTGGGAATGAACCTGACGCATTATAAGAATAAGGTGACGGACCTTCCTTTGAAGGATATGCCGAGAAGTGGCGTGAACAAGTTGCAGGTAGGCCGTTCGGTCTACGATTTCTACATGATAGAGTGGGCAGGAGTAGATCCGGAAAATGGAGATCCGCTGTGGTATATGGATGAGAAAGATGCAAATAAAAATCCGACTGGAAGACGTGTCACAACAAACGATTATAGTTCGGCTGACTATTATTATGTCAATAAGTCGTCTCTTCCGAAGGTGTATGGCGGATTCAATACGTCTCTTTCCTGGAAAGGATTCGATCTTTCGGCCATCTTTGCCTATAGTATCGGTGGATATATCTACAATCGTGATATAACGATGATTCTGCACAATGGTAGCTTGGAAGGACGCGACTGGTCGACGGAGATTCTAAGAAGATGGACGCCCGACAATCGTTATACAGATGTTCCTGCCTTGAGTACTACTTCTAATAACTGGAACTCGGCTTCTACCCGTTTCTTGCAGAATAATTCGTATATGCGATTAAAAAACCTGACACTTTCCTATAACTTGCCCAAACAGTGGATCAGTAAGTTGTCATTGAGCAGTGTGCAGGTGTATGTGCAAGGAGATAATCTGTTTACCATTCATCGGAATCAAGGACTGGACCCTGAACAGGGAATTACCGGTATCACTTATTACCGTTATCCGGCTATGCGAACCATTTCCGGAGGTATCAACATTTCTTTCTAA
- a CDS encoding DUF4421 domain-containing protein, protein MMKRLILSFFLLLSLSLQAQTEKRDSLMNDNIEADSLTSVRPSAFKRAIKKFMNFSDFDTLYISPNRYNYALMATHFSNFEYYSVSSDLPQPQKLSFSPNPHNKIGLYFGWRWIFLGWSVDVDDIYRKTNRKNKGTEFDLSLYSSKLGVDIFYRRTGNNYKIHKIRGFYDEIPSNYSENFNGLKVDIKGLNLYYIFNNRKFSYPAAFSQSTNQRRNAGTFIAGFSISKHNLDFDYEELPEYIQEKMNPGMKVNKIKYTNANISFGYAYNWVFARNCLACISLTPAIAYKASDVDAETHEGKQWYSKFNLDFLIRAGIVYNNGKYFVGSSFVGKNYNYHRNNFSLDNGFGTLQVYAGFNFHLRKEYRKKK, encoded by the coding sequence ATGATGAAACGGCTTATTCTATCTTTCTTTCTGCTGCTGTCACTCTCTTTGCAGGCTCAAACTGAAAAGAGGGACAGTCTCATGAATGACAATATAGAAGCCGACTCGCTCACATCCGTCCGACCGAGCGCCTTTAAAAGAGCCATCAAAAAATTCATGAACTTCAGTGATTTCGATACGCTCTATATCAGTCCCAACCGATATAATTATGCGCTAATGGCCACTCATTTCAGCAACTTCGAATACTACTCGGTCAGTAGTGACCTGCCCCAACCTCAAAAGCTCAGTTTCTCCCCCAATCCACATAACAAAATCGGATTGTACTTTGGCTGGAGGTGGATTTTCCTGGGCTGGTCTGTTGATGTGGACGATATTTACAGGAAAACCAACCGAAAGAATAAAGGTACGGAGTTCGACCTAAGCCTTTACAGTTCCAAGCTGGGTGTAGATATTTTCTATCGTCGCACGGGAAACAATTATAAAATTCATAAAATCAGAGGATTCTATGACGAGATTCCTTCCAATTATTCCGAAAACTTCAATGGCCTGAAAGTAGATATCAAAGGCTTGAATTTATATTATATATTTAATAACCGGAAGTTTTCCTATCCGGCTGCTTTTAGCCAGTCAACCAACCAGCGTCGTAATGCAGGTACATTCATTGCAGGTTTTTCTATTTCAAAGCACAACCTTGATTTTGATTATGAAGAATTACCCGAGTATATTCAAGAAAAGATGAATCCGGGTATGAAAGTCAATAAAATCAAATACACCAATGCCAATATCAGTTTCGGTTATGCCTACAACTGGGTATTTGCGCGTAATTGCCTGGCTTGTATCTCTCTCACCCCCGCCATTGCCTACAAGGCTTCCGACGTAGATGCGGAAACCCACGAAGGAAAACAATGGTACAGTAAATTCAACCTCGACTTTCTGATTCGCGCAGGCATTGTCTACAATAACGGAAAGTATTTTGTCGGTTCCTCCTTTGTTGGAAAAAACTATAATTATCATCGGAACAATTTCTCTTTGGACAACGGATTCGGCACACTTCAAGTGTATGCAGGCTTCAACTTCCATTTGCGCAAAGAATATAGGAAGAAGAAATAA